From the Hordeum vulgare subsp. vulgare chromosome 1H, MorexV3_pseudomolecules_assembly, whole genome shotgun sequence genome, the window aacgtatatgcagcatTTTACTGGGCAAATGTAGCAAATaaaaaacgcttgcagcaaaAATGAACGCTGGTTGCAATAAATTTAGACGAAAAAAGTTATAATACCTAATCAACGGTGCGTGCGGGTCGCGTGCGGCCGGCCGAacggttcggccggcgcaccggccACAAACGTACCTAAGAAAAAGGATCTGACCATGTCACACTAGATGTGAGATAATATGTCATGCATATCTAAATATGACATCAGCATTTTTTTGTGGTTCTTCTATTTATTTGTTTGTCTTGAGCTTGGATCCGAGCGTCCTCCTCATATAGATCGATTCTGATTTGACCCGACGGATGCACGTCTAAGCGCGTCTTGACGGCCACGTGCGGAAAATTTTCATTTTAAAACTTGAATTTGTTGAGCTTTGTTAAATCAAACCTCCAACTCGCAATACCGGTCGTTGGCACTCTAaacatatcaatctttgtctaaaTCGAACCCAGAAGCTGTTTTTcatataaaaatatatatctcaAAATGGGATAATTTCTACGTCTAGTCTCGGGCTACCCACTAACAAACTTTTTTTGTATTTGTGTCCACTTGCACAACGAACTTAAGCTGGTTTCGGTAATTCTTTTTTATTCGTACTTGTGCCTAGTAActcttttttcttttgattttccgTTTCCATAATTTCTATTCTCATTTTAtatccctttttttattttacaatttccttaggcatttttttatttacatttttttccttctttctttttAAATTTTCATTTTCTATATTTTATTATGGGAAAAGCTAACGCTCTACCGGCTGATGTTTCATCGCCCATCCGCCTGCTCACGTTTGCGACGCGTGTCTCTGCGGTGCCAGCTCGTTCTTATCCTCACACCAACGACCACGCTTCGCATTCCCGAAGTATCTCGTTGGAATCATTTTTCCTTTCGTCCATCCCGTCTTCTTCCATCTCCCGATTCTCTCTCCTGTGAGCCCACGCCACTCATCTATCTTCTGTGAGCCCCATTCTTTGAGCAGATCTGCATCTGAGTTTTTGCAACAACGGCCTTGTTGCGATTGACGGCGGCGAAGCTAGTACAAGTAGGCGCAATGACGAGTTTCCGCAACTTCGTCTCTGTTTCAAAAAATTGGAACAAAtatcttgttgcaaaagttttctgtAACCTGacctatgttgcaaaagttttctgtAACATGACCTTTGTTGTAGAAGTTTTTTGCGCAACAGTACCTATGTTGCAAAAAGACGAAGAAGTAAAATTCTGTAACCTGacctatgttgcaaaagttttctgcaatgtaacctttgttgcaaaagttttcttGAAAAGAATCGAACAGTTGGCGACCTCACGATCCTACGGGCCGGGACAGCGTGTGGTGCATGGAGGACTGAGCTGGTGATCAGATGGTGCACGTGCGTACATCGGACGGCTAATTGGACGATGGATGATTACTACAAATTCATCGGTGAACGCCTAGCAGTCCCCATTATGGAAAAAGCTTATTATCAGATTTCTTTTTAAACACCATGTATCTACTTTGAAgtatattttttaatatatattgAGCATTTTACAATACAGGGTCAATTCTCTTTTATATATGTTGAAcatttctcaaattcttcattttttcaaaacatcatgaacatgtttcaaaCTCGTGAATGTGTCTTAAAAAATCATTAAAACTAAATCAAATTCACAAAAAAAAAATTGACTTCAGAACGTGTTTCGAGTTAGTGGATATTTGTTCAACTTCGCTAAGGATTTTCGAACTCTTGAACATTTTTTCCAATTCATGAACACTGTACAAATCTGTGAACATTTTCTGAGTTCGTGAACATTTGTTTTTCATTCTTTGAGTTAGTGATATTTTTTATAATTCAGAACAATTTTAATATTCAATACATTTTTGGAATTCACGAAAATTTTCAAATTCAAGATACATTTTttaatttgtgaacattttttgtgTTTGCAAACATTTTTTCCAAACTCCTGAAGATTTTCAAATTTTAGACTAGTTTTTATTTCCAAATTTGTTTTCAGAATCACGAACATTTCTTCAGTTcacgaacattttttcaaactccTGAAGTTATTTCGTGTTTAAGAATGCATTTTAGTTTCCTAACTTTTTCGTATTTGCGAACATTTTCCAATACCATGCACAATTTTTAAATTCATACATAAATAATCGCGATAATTTTGCAGGCTGGCCGGCCCATCAAAGGAGCGACATGGGAGATGTAATCTTAGGATTCTCGTTTTTTCAGTGCATCAAACAGTTTCAGGGTTGGCCTTAGACCGGGACTGATAAGTTCAAGGTGCTAATGACCGAGATTCGAAGTTGGGGGTTTGATTTAACTAAATTCTGCAAGTTTAGggtttaaaatatatttttttgctacatGCCCTAGACACCTACAAATACAAGTACAGTTGACCGGGGTCCTTATGCATGTTCCCCTACGGTGTACAcctgaacttttatttctgttttttttcttagAATCATGCACTTCCTTGATTTAAACTTCCCCACAGGGAATCTCGTCTGACAAAACCTGAATAATACAATTTGGTGGCTGCTGAAGCCAAATCCTATCCAGTTCATGAGAAACCCCTTCTCTAGCTAAAACATGGGTTACTTTATTCTCCGATCTCCTAACCCAAGTAACTCTAGACTCGGCAAAGGAATTCAGCATCTTCTTAAAATCCTCGATGATTGGACCTAGATCTGAAAGATTGGTCCCTGACTCATTTAACATTGTCACAATTTCTTTATTATTCAGCTCCACATGCACTCTCGTAGCTCCATTTTGAACTGTCAATTACACTCCGTTGCGACAGGCCATAGCCTCAGCAAGTTCACGGTTAGATATTTCCGGGAAAAACCAGGACGCACCACCTTTAAACGCCCCAGCATGATCGCGTAGTGCCACTCCGCCAGCCCCTCTATCCTTGAGCTTCGACAGTGCTCCGTCCGCAtttaaaaacttttatttctgttaaACGGGTCTAATTAAGCACGTCATACGTCCCTGCCCACACGTACAAggcctcattttcttttcttttctttcaagcATGCCCTTTCCTGAAAAAGAAATGTAAGTTCGCAAGAAAATTCTGAGCACATCTACATGGGTCAATCCTATTTGCCGCCCACGGGCGGCAAACGATCAAGGCTTCGCTGAAGTGACTCAGCAGTCAGATTGGTTCGCAGCTGTTTCCTTGTTTCTTGCGgggtttcttgtttttcttttaatGTTTTTTTGCTTCGAGGTTCTTCACTGTTTTGCCTGGCTTTCGGTTCTTTtgttcccttttttttttctgttttggttCCTTTTTATCTTTAATTTCCTTTTTATATTTCCTTTTACATTTTCATTAATTGTGTAGTTCTTAAAAAGTTCACCGCGTATTATAAAAATCTTTATCATATTAAGAAAATGTTCATCATATATTATGAAATAGTTCACCTTGCCTTACAAAAATTATTCATAATGTGTTACAAATGTTcatcatattttattaaatagtttAACACATACTAAAAAATATTCATTGTGTATTTAAATTTTGTTCATCGTATATTAAGAAATTGTtcaacacatactagaaaatgttcATTGTGTATTTAAATTTTGTTCATCGCatagtcagaaagtgttgaacacatactagaaaatattCATTATGTATTAAAATTTTGCTCATCGTCTATTAAGAAATTGTGCAACATATTTTATGAAATGTTCATTTGTGTGTTTTAGATTGGTTCAGTATTCTTTTTACAAAAGTTAAATTTTGTTCAATGTATATTATAAAAATGTTGAATGTCTTAAAAATAGATTTTGCCGCATTGTTCAACACATGCTAGAAAATGTTCATTGTgtatttaattttttttcatcGTATATTAAGAAATTGTTCAACACATTCTAGAAAATGGTCATTGTGTATTTAAATTTTGTTCATCATATCTTAAGAAATTCTTCAACATATTTTATGAAATGTTCATTTGTGTATTTTAGATTTGTTCAGTATTTTTTACAAAAGTTCACTGTATTTTAAATTTGTTCAATgtatattataaaaatatttagtgtTTAAAAAAGAGATTTTTCCGCATTGTtcaacacatactagaaaatattCGTTGTGTATTTAAATTTTTTTCATCGTATATTAATAAATTGTTCAACACATAAAAGAAAATGTTCATTGTGTATTTAAATTTTGTTCAGCGTATTTTAGGAAATGTTCATTTGTGTATTTTTATGTTTGTTCAGTATTTTTAACATAATTTCGCTCTATTTTAAATTTTGTTCAATgtatattttaaaaatgttgaataTTTCAAAAACAGTTTTTTCCACTATGATTTATACTTTAAGTTTGGTGTTGTGTTTATAACGTTGTAGCTCGTTAGCTTGGCTGGCTAGCTTCTCTAGAACGTAGCATCAGGACGGGTGTTCGATCCCAAGCGTGTTTTTAAATTTTCGCTTGATGCGTGATAATTCAGCCGCCCCGTGTGCAAAGCTGCCATGATAGAACCGGCCAGCCCGTGTGCGAAGCTACCATGATATAACCGTTTGTTTGTCTTTGGTGGTGTTCTGTGGGGGTGCCTTTGTGTCGTCCCTACAACTATGCAGGCTCAAGACCTTCCCATGGTCGTTGTTGTGTTGCGGCAAACTTTGTGCTTTTGGTGTTATCGCGGTTTATCTTCGTTCAATGACGACACAAGAAGCCTTCCTAACTTGTTAACCATTctaaatttcattggcggagcccCGAGTCAAGGTTCGTGCTTCGCATTTCTTGACTGTGGATGCTCCTGTGTTGCGCCGTGGGTTTGGTATGCCCGCCGGTGCGTGTGTTAGGTTGCTCGTAAAGTCGTGGCATTGTGATCCTTAGACGATGTCTATCATGGTGACGGTCCTTTTCGTCTGCTACTAGGTCTTGCCTTATGTTGGATGTCCTTTTCTTCGCGTCCTCTTGTAACCCTGTTACTTGTACGATTTTCGGTCCGGTTTTTCTCATAAATGGGGTTAACTTGTTTAGATTTCCGAACCGGTTTCTCTTATAAATTGGACCAGTCAAAGCATAAGGGATGACTCTTGGCTTTGACAGCTTTTTGAACGATATATTCAGGTGGGGATCCTCTCCCCCGGGTGACCGTTCAAAAAAATATGAACCAAGATTTCCTTTATTGAACAAAAGATTATCTAACTTTTAGAACATGGTTTGAAAAGGTTTAAACGAAGACTCAAAAAGTTTTCACTCAATAATAACTTATTATTaacatttcaaaaaataaaaaaatgggatGTTACAGTCACACACACTTAAGCAACACTTTCATAATTAAGATTAAGATCACAGAGCTTTATACTGAATGAAGCCGTCGCATACGCTCAATACATTGCACGAGCCAATCAAGAGAACGACACGTGCGCTGCCGAATCTACACGACCATATACTGCATGCACTGCACGTACAGAAAGTTGGCCCAGGCCAATGGTTGAGCATATCCTACTGGACGGAATAATTCACGCTGCAGATTAAGTAACCTAGCAGCCGCGCTTGCACGAGTCCGGGAGAGCAGTCACATATACGTAACTAATGATCGGCGAGCCCAATCACCACTTGATGCTCAAAGTGGTTTTATTCACAGATGCAGCTCGGCTGCTCGATCGGGCGACAACCATGTCATGCATGTGCGCCCGCGCGCGCACCTTGCTTGCGCCGATGGACTGGAGTGGCAAATTATTGCAGCCCGCGGCCTTCACTTGCAtgctttagagcatctccaacaggcgtgCAAAAAAGCGCACACTAAAAAACGGCAATTTATCGCGCGCGGGACTGAAATGCGCGCTCCAGCGGCGACGGAAAAACCGCGCGCGCGGGAACCGCTAGCCCGCGCGAAAAGGCGGCAGCCCGCGCGCCATTTTTACGGCGCCGCGTCCCGCGCGCGTCATAAAAAGCAGCGCGCTGCCCTGCCTCTCGCGCCGCGTTCTCTCTTCTCTCTTCCTCTGccgctcgcgccgccgccgcgttcTCCCTGCCTCTCGCGCCGCGCTCTCTCTCCCTTCTCGTGCAGCCGCCACCGCCGAcgagccaccatgccgccgtgccgccggtctgcgtcgggctaccgcggcgttcGCCAGCGCCCCAACGCCGGGTTCTACGtcgagatacgctccggcgatctccggctgaGCCTCGACACGtacgacacggcgcacgaggccgcccgcgcgttcgacgcggcggcgtggcgcctaggcaggccgcgaCTGCAGATGAACTTCCCCGACGTCCGCACGCTCCAGCATGCATTAGACCTGGCCCCGCCGCCTCGTctaaactccgcacaagaccgtgcggaccacactgcgctgcagcgccgcctcctcgtcgcccaggaggacgagcgggtcatggcggagtggcgccggcgccacccggaagacgtcgcctacgagcaggaGTACTGGGAacggcgccgcgaggaggacacgcgccggcgccgcgaggagcggttggatAGACGTCGTCGGAAGGCTTTGGCGTGTGCGTAGGCCGAcctcgtcaatgcaggcgggagttccttcttcactgaagaagatgaaCGATGGTTTGATATTTGACTGTCAACCTccgacgacaccgacgacgaTGGTGGTGCAGATGACTGGAGCGACTAGGATTAGTATTTTTTTATCGAACTATCTAGcaccgaactatctatctatgttttcgaactacctatctagttgctatctatgtaaaataactttgtatcttttttttaaatgcaatctaattattaaaaaaatttgtgcgcgctgcattttttggcactgctggagcggcgcgcgcgtgctgcattatagcgcggctgttggagccagcgctgcgcgacgcgcAAAACCAGGCGACCAACGCACGGTAAACTCGTTTTTtaggcgcggcgcgaagcgcgccggttggagatgctcttagcagGCAATTAGCTACGTATAGAACGTACGTGTATAGTGTTATTGTTACCGGCCGTGAGGAAGTAGCATATGCGTGGGACTCGACTAGTTAACACCGGGCGCGGGGACGGTAGTGGTtacgatctttcagattcttgccAAAAAGAGGCCAAGCACCTGCAGATGGCGTGCCGATTACAACCCATGCAACTCCGTGTAATGTAAACGTCCGGGAGATACCCCGTGATGTCTGATCACTCATCTTTGTGCTCTCAGCCTCACGCCCCAGCCCCATCGATCCGTCCAACCATCGACCTCCCACGGCACTCGGCATGCATATAGCAGCAACTACTCCGAGCACTGCAGTGAAGTGAGTAAGGTGCtgtacacagagagagagagagagagacgatgGATCGGAGGAAGATCAGGGTGCTCCTAGTGGAGGACCAGGAGATCCACAGGGTACGTAATGCAGTAGTAATTTGTTCCTCAATCGATTCATGTCGGAGAGTAGGCGATCGAGTAGTACGTACGTGATGCTTGTTTAGCTGAATCTCATGTTGGAACGGCAGGTTGTGGCGAGAGCGGTGCTGAGGGCGGCCGGTGTGGAGGCGGACGAGGCCAAGAACGGCGCCGAGGCGGTGCGGCGCGTGCGGGACGGCGGCGCGGGCGCGTATGATCTCATCCTCACGGACAAGCAGATGCCGGTCATGGACGGccacgaggtatatatatacatgcaCCCCCGCTGCGCGCGTC encodes:
- the LOC123413004 gene encoding two-component response regulator ORR41-like isoform X2; translated protein: MDRRKIRVLLVEDQEIHRVVARAVLRAAGVEADEAKNGAEAVRRVRDGGAGAYDLILTDKQMPVMDGHEATRQIRAMGVTTTIVAVSSDSLPSDVQAFIAAGADDFTPKPLTKEKLGNILSKFGLA
- the LOC123413004 gene encoding two-component response regulator ORR41-like isoform X1, encoding MDRRKIRVLLVEDQEIHRVVARAVLRAAGVEADEAKNGAEAVRRVRDGGAGAYDLILTDKQMPVMDGHEVYIYMHPRCARQPRPPDEYVCVWRRRSRACMQATRQIRAMGVTTTIVAVSSDSLPSDVQAFIAAGADDFTPKPLTKEKLGNILSKFGLA